The Lutibacter profundi genome includes a region encoding these proteins:
- a CDS encoding single-stranded DNA-binding protein has protein sequence MSTLRNKVQLIGNLGNNPEIITLDSGKKLAKFSLATNESYKNTEGEKITNTEWHNLIAWNKTAEIVEKYLEKGNEIAIEGKLTSRSYEDKDGAKKYITEVVINELLMLGNKQ, from the coding sequence ATGAGTACGTTAAGAAACAAAGTGCAGTTAATTGGAAACCTAGGAAACAACCCCGAAATTATCACCTTAGATTCAGGGAAAAAGTTAGCTAAATTTTCACTGGCAACAAATGAAAGTTATAAAAATACAGAAGGAGAAAAAATCACAAATACTGAATGGCACAATCTAATTGCTTGGAATAAAACCGCAGAAATTGTAGAAAAATATCTTGAAAAAGGAAATGAAATTGCCATTGAAGGCAAACTAACTTCAAGAAGTTATGAAGATAAAGATGGCGCTAAAAAATATATTACTGAAGTTGTTATAAATGAATTATTGATGCTTGGCAACAAACAATAG
- a CDS encoding HNH endonuclease, with translation MIIDFKNEIWKSYTQEHWSDDDEYMISNYGRVKKKKVYNSDWRLSPTSLVTGYKSFGIKKKGNLKSSSAYVHRLVAILFLERKEDQKFVIHLDFDKTNNVASNLKWTNRVELNEHNKKNPVHKKRLGRRTYSKLTEGRVRIIKKKILDPNRRTRMRLIAKQFGISEMQLYRIKSGENWGSVKV, from the coding sequence ATGATAATTGATTTCAAAAATGAAATTTGGAAATCATATACACAAGAGCATTGGAGTGATGATGACGAATATATGATTTCAAATTATGGGAGGGTTAAGAAGAAGAAAGTTTACAACAGTGATTGGAGATTATCTCCCACTTCACTGGTGACTGGATATAAATCTTTTGGGATCAAGAAAAAGGGAAACTTAAAATCTTCATCAGCTTATGTACATAGGTTGGTGGCAATTTTATTTTTAGAAAGAAAAGAGGACCAAAAATTTGTAATTCATTTAGACTTTGACAAAACAAATAATGTAGCTTCAAATTTAAAATGGACGAATAGAGTTGAACTTAATGAGCACAACAAAAAAAATCCAGTTCATAAAAAAAGATTAGGACGAAGAACCTACTCTAAATTGACAGAAGGAAGAGTTCGAATAATAAAGAAGAAAATATTAGATCCAAATAGGAGAACAAGAATGCGCTTAATTGCCAAACAATTTGGAATTTCTGAAATGCAGTTGTATAGAATTAAATCTGGCGAAAACTGGGGAAGTGTAAAAGTGTAA
- a CDS encoding BT1926 family outer membrane beta-barrel protein, protein MKKYIILGVLLIVFTTVGMNAQNKDSKCKADSSVVTVKYAPEKGDFTTAMVFGRGAYLNGGLVVPSSYSSVSGAAPYANDVDANSNSITNMVGAEGRYYIKDNFAITLNGGAILRNTPYQLAIPAVTDGNGVLIIPAYNAVVADERVDVSVSIGGQWLFKTKNDRLFPYLGFALPFDYARRSQYDPTVTVDNQGNANIVDLGARHVDITAFGIQAIAGVDYYIAKDVFFGFDIKPVSYSYAISVKTPGPGLYNLEADTNTVSFFAQFSFKLGFKF, encoded by the coding sequence ATGAAAAAATATATAATTTTAGGCGTTTTATTGATAGTTTTTACAACTGTTGGTATGAATGCGCAAAATAAAGATTCAAAATGTAAAGCTGATTCTAGTGTTGTTACTGTGAAGTATGCGCCTGAAAAAGGAGACTTTACAACTGCAATGGTTTTTGGACGGGGAGCATATCTAAATGGTGGTTTAGTTGTACCTTCTTCTTATAGCTCTGTGAGTGGAGCGGCACCGTATGCAAACGATGTTGATGCAAACTCAAATAGCATTACCAATATGGTAGGAGCCGAAGGAAGATACTATATTAAAGACAACTTTGCTATTACACTTAATGGAGGAGCTATCTTACGAAACACACCTTATCAATTAGCTATTCCAGCTGTTACTGATGGTAACGGAGTTTTAATAATTCCGGCTTATAATGCTGTTGTAGCTGATGAGAGAGTTGATGTAAGCGTTTCTATTGGTGGACAGTGGTTATTTAAAACTAAAAACGATAGATTATTCCCTTATCTAGGCTTTGCTCTTCCTTTTGACTATGCAAGAAGATCTCAATACGATCCTACGGTAACAGTTGATAACCAAGGAAATGCAAATATAGTAGATTTAGGTGCTCGTCACGTAGATATTACAGCTTTTGGAATACAAGCAATTGCTGGTGTTGATTATTATATAGCTAAAGATGTATTCTTTGGTTTTGACATCAAACCAGTTTCTTACAGCTATGCTATAAGTGTAAAAACTCCAGGCCCAGGATTGTATAACCTTGAAGCCGATACAAATACAGTTTCATTCTTTGCTCAATTTTCTTTTAAACTTGGGTTTAAATTTTAA
- a CDS encoding IPExxxVDY family protein, with protein sequence MQLLTLDLEDDYLLIGIHSTEEDYRLAYLLNKHLETKLIHYKHHLDFKNSDAQFPLFEFNDENNFMSYYLINNKYIQVVKTKNEGLFEGDYSTISYLIPEKKKIDYFLKIKGCNQSNFVKKLVDKLNNINQIITAYAIDPNTLKSKNHLIF encoded by the coding sequence ATGCAATTATTAACACTTGATTTAGAGGACGATTATTTACTAATTGGAATTCATTCAACTGAAGAAGATTACAGATTGGCATATCTATTAAATAAACATTTAGAAACTAAGCTAATTCACTATAAACATCATTTAGATTTTAAAAATTCCGATGCTCAATTTCCTTTATTTGAATTTAATGATGAAAATAATTTTATGAGTTATTATTTAATAAATAATAAATACATACAAGTAGTTAAAACTAAAAATGAAGGATTATTTGAAGGTGATTATAGTACAATTTCTTATTTAATACCCGAAAAAAAGAAAATAGATTACTTTCTAAAAATTAAAGGATGTAATCAATCAAATTTTGTTAAAAAATTGGTTGACAAATTAAATAATATTAATCAAATAATTACTGCATACGCCATAGACCCTAATACACTAAAATCTAAAAATCACCTAATATTCTAA
- the pyk gene encoding pyruvate kinase has protein sequence MLKNRKRTKIVATLGPACSTKEIIKKMIEAGVNVFRVNFSHADYEDVKEKIKIIRDINKRLNFHVAILADLQGPKLRVGVMGEKVKLKEGDTFTFTTKKCEGTSEEAYMTYQNFPKDVKVGEHILVDDGKLLFEVTATDRDTKVTTKVLRGGKLKSKKGVNLPNTKISLPALTEKDIEDALFAIKMEVDWIALSFVRTPEDLIELNTLIKENSPYKIPVIAKIEKPEAVANINKLTAYCDALMVARGDLGVEVPMEQVPLIQKRLVLKAKKANIPVIIATQMMETMIDNQVPTRAEVNDVANSIMDGADAVMLSGETSVGEFPIAVIKQMRRIIENVENSPLISIPDEYVQCVNERFISKTICHQAALMATSINAEVITTLTDSGYTAFHISSWRPTSNILVFSSNRRILAMLNLLWGVKGIYYDKFVSTDQTIKDINTIANQRGYLNEGDFAINITSMPVKERGMANTLRITQFKKD, from the coding sequence ATGTTAAAAAATAGAAAACGCACAAAAATTGTAGCAACTCTTGGACCCGCTTGCAGCACCAAAGAAATTATTAAAAAAATGATAGAAGCTGGTGTAAATGTATTTAGAGTAAATTTTTCACATGCCGATTATGAAGATGTTAAAGAAAAAATTAAAATAATTAGAGATATTAATAAACGTCTTAATTTTCATGTCGCCATTTTAGCCGATTTACAAGGTCCAAAATTACGCGTTGGAGTTATGGGGGAGAAAGTGAAATTAAAAGAAGGAGATACATTTACATTCACTACAAAAAAATGTGAAGGCACTTCTGAAGAAGCTTATATGACCTATCAAAACTTCCCGAAAGATGTAAAGGTTGGTGAACATATTTTGGTTGATGATGGTAAATTATTGTTTGAAGTTACGGCAACTGATCGAGACACAAAAGTAACCACAAAAGTTTTACGTGGCGGTAAATTAAAATCTAAAAAAGGCGTAAATCTTCCTAATACAAAAATATCATTGCCTGCTTTAACCGAAAAAGACATTGAAGATGCTTTATTTGCAATTAAAATGGAAGTAGATTGGATTGCTTTATCCTTTGTTAGAACACCTGAAGATTTAATTGAATTGAATACATTAATAAAAGAAAATTCTCCATATAAAATTCCTGTAATTGCTAAAATTGAAAAACCTGAGGCAGTTGCAAATATTAATAAGCTTACCGCTTATTGTGACGCTTTAATGGTAGCCCGTGGAGATTTAGGTGTTGAAGTACCTATGGAACAAGTGCCTCTTATTCAAAAAAGATTGGTATTAAAAGCTAAGAAAGCAAATATACCTGTTATTATTGCTACACAAATGATGGAAACTATGATTGATAATCAAGTTCCAACAAGAGCTGAAGTTAATGATGTTGCAAATTCAATAATGGATGGTGCCGATGCCGTAATGCTTTCAGGAGAAACATCTGTTGGCGAATTTCCTATTGCTGTAATTAAGCAAATGCGTAGAATTATTGAAAATGTTGAAAATTCTCCATTAATTTCAATACCTGATGAATATGTACAATGTGTTAATGAACGGTTTATTTCAAAAACAATTTGTCATCAAGCCGCACTTATGGCAACTTCAATTAATGCTGAAGTAATTACAACATTAACAGACTCTGGTTACACGGCATTTCACATTTCTTCTTGGAGGCCAACATCTAATATTTTGGTGTTTTCATCAAATAGAAGAATATTAGCAATGTTAAATTTATTATGGGGCGTAAAAGGTATTTATTATGATAAATTTGTAAGTACGGATCAAACAATTAAAGACATTAATACCATTGCCAATCAAAGAGGTTATTTGAATGAAGGTGATTTTGCTATTAATATTACATCTATGCCTGTTAAGGAAAGAGGTATGGCAAACACGTTGCGTATTACTCAATTTAAAAAAGATTAA
- a CDS encoding DUF3179 domain-containing (seleno)protein, with amino-acid sequence MKKLFIITCSLFLYSSCNSNSNETTLVDLEANNTAFNWIVPTSEITGSNSPFPLALNPSYTLAKDVEFISDPSKVALISFKNGEVWAYPYRYISTYEIINDDKNGIAFSLTYCPITESSILFKRDFNTEDSFILRSSGYLYKENLVAIDQKTDTYWSQFLLKSIKGKYQNKMLETINLVETTWLTVRTNFPNAYVFTNTSIQSGKSSKTSPKTTIESNEVVYGVLENITKNELPTIHIYQYQPVVHLNNANFYIIYISIKNKLINKLNDC; translated from the coding sequence ATGAAAAAACTATTTATTATTACGTGTAGCTTGTTTCTTTATAGCTCTTGCAACTCTAATTCAAATGAAACTACCTTGGTAGATTTAGAAGCTAATAATACTGCATTTAATTGGATAGTTCCTACCTCTGAAATTACAGGCTCTAATAGCCCTTTCCCTTTAGCATTAAACCCTAGCTATACATTAGCAAAAGATGTTGAATTTATTTCTGACCCAAGTAAAGTGGCCTTAATTAGTTTTAAAAATGGTGAAGTTTGGGCATATCCCTATCGCTATATTAGCACCTATGAAATTATAAATGATGATAAAAACGGAATAGCATTTTCATTAACTTATTGTCCAATTACTGAAAGTAGTATCCTCTTTAAACGAGATTTTAACACAGAAGATTCCTTTATTTTAAGATCTTCTGGGTATTTATATAAAGAAAATTTAGTAGCTATTGATCAAAAAACCGATACCTATTGGTCTCAATTTTTATTAAAAAGTATTAAAGGTAAATACCAAAATAAAATGCTTGAAACTATTAATTTGGTTGAAACAACTTGGTTAACGGTAAGAACTAATTTTCCAAATGCTTACGTATTTACTAACACAAGTATTCAAAGTGGTAAAAGTTCTAAAACTTCACCCAAAACAACAATCGAAAGTAATGAAGTAGTTTATGGAGTTTTAGAAAATATCACCAAAAACGAATTACCAACCATACACATTTATCAATATCAACCCGTTGTGCATTTAAATAATGCTAATTTTTATATTATTTATATTTCTATCAAAAACAAACTTATTAATAAACTGAATGATTGTTAA
- a CDS encoding M28 family peptidase — MISKKYYQVISLLIIVATVYYSFYALMPSGNIVETPAKTEFSTSNALKHLKEITKKPHFTGSTAHEFVVNYIETELKKLGLEVEIQEQMAVNEKWRAAANTKNIIARIKGAEKGKALLLLSHYDANPHSSLGASDAGSGVVTILEGIRAFLASKKQPKNDIIICITDAEELGLLGANAFVNHHPWAKNVGLVLNFEARGSGGPSYMLLETNGGNKKLIEAFSNAKTPYPVANSLMYSIYKMLPNDTDLTVFREDGDISGFNFAFIGDHFDYHTAQDSYERLDLNTLNHQASYLMPLLNFFAYNSVENFNSNVDYVYFNVPYFGLIFYPFSFVTPLFIGSVILFIFLVFIGISKKVFTLSGIFKGFIPFTISLVISVLFAIYGWKLLLVIHPQYNDILHGFTYNGYYYIAVFVSFTLAICFWFYKGFFKKRSIQDLIIAPLFVWLLINGAVAFYLKGAGFFILPVLILLVILGVLIFNKKQSKTILFFTVLSIPILLIFSPLIKMFPVGLGLKMLVISTFFTVLLFGVLIPVFQQYKKPKNLANLFLLVGVMALISATVFSSYSIDRKQPNSILYVLDVNKNEAYWASYNSKVDKFTKQFLGEHPIKGSYDKNTTASKYKTGIQWYTKTAIKNLKKPIISIVLDTIIGSDRKVGLSILSNRNANKVEIITKTPIKFKSFKVNNESLKKNLKEKYVFEITQGTLMSYYRTNKDEIIKLEFVVDRFQKFNIDVLEAKYDLFTNSEFKIIPRSEIMMPMPFVLNDATVIKTNLTF; from the coding sequence ATGATTTCAAAAAAATACTACCAAGTTATTTCACTTTTAATTATAGTAGCTACAGTTTATTATAGCTTTTACGCATTAATGCCTTCGGGAAATATTGTGGAAACACCCGCAAAAACAGAGTTTTCAACTTCAAATGCATTAAAACATTTAAAAGAAATTACAAAAAAACCACATTTTACGGGTTCTACCGCTCATGAGTTTGTGGTAAATTATATTGAAACAGAATTAAAAAAACTAGGGCTAGAGGTTGAAATTCAAGAGCAAATGGCTGTTAATGAAAAATGGAGAGCTGCCGCCAACACTAAAAATATTATTGCTAGAATTAAAGGTGCTGAAAAAGGAAAAGCACTATTATTACTTTCGCATTATGATGCTAACCCACATTCATCTTTGGGAGCTAGCGATGCCGGAAGCGGGGTAGTTACTATTTTAGAAGGTATTCGTGCATTTTTGGCAAGTAAAAAACAACCAAAAAATGATATTATTATTTGTATTACAGATGCTGAAGAATTAGGATTGCTAGGAGCAAATGCCTTTGTAAACCACCATCCTTGGGCAAAAAATGTAGGTTTAGTGCTAAACTTTGAAGCTCGTGGAAGTGGAGGTCCAAGTTATATGTTGTTAGAGACAAATGGTGGAAATAAAAAATTAATTGAAGCATTTAGCAATGCTAAAACGCCTTATCCTGTAGCCAACTCACTAATGTACAGTATCTACAAAATGTTGCCTAACGATACAGATTTAACTGTTTTTAGAGAAGATGGAGATATAAGCGGCTTTAATTTTGCCTTTATTGGTGATCATTTTGATTACCATACTGCTCAAGATTCCTACGAGCGTTTAGATTTAAACACTTTAAATCATCAAGCTTCATATTTAATGCCTTTACTTAATTTTTTCGCATATAATTCTGTTGAAAACTTCAATTCAAATGTTGATTATGTGTATTTTAATGTTCCTTATTTTGGATTAATTTTTTATCCATTTTCATTTGTAACACCGCTTTTTATAGGTAGCGTTATTTTATTTATATTCCTTGTTTTTATAGGTATTTCAAAAAAAGTATTCACGCTGTCGGGTATTTTTAAAGGCTTTATCCCTTTTACTATATCATTAGTAATTTCAGTACTTTTTGCAATTTATGGTTGGAAATTATTATTGGTAATACACCCTCAATACAATGATATTTTACATGGGTTTACCTATAATGGTTATTATTATATAGCGGTTTTTGTTTCGTTTACACTAGCTATTTGTTTTTGGTTTTATAAAGGGTTTTTTAAAAAAAGAAGCATACAAGATTTAATAATTGCTCCATTATTTGTGTGGCTTTTAATCAATGGAGCTGTTGCTTTTTATTTAAAGGGAGCAGGTTTTTTTATCTTGCCAGTACTAATTTTATTGGTCATATTAGGTGTTTTAATTTTTAATAAAAAACAGTCTAAAACAATACTGTTTTTTACGGTATTATCAATTCCAATACTTCTAATTTTTTCACCGTTGATAAAAATGTTTCCAGTAGGATTAGGGTTGAAAATGCTTGTAATTAGCACCTTTTTTACCGTACTATTATTTGGGGTTTTAATTCCTGTTTTTCAACAATATAAAAAGCCTAAAAACCTAGCTAACTTATTTTTATTAGTTGGCGTTATGGCATTAATATCAGCTACTGTTTTTTCAAGCTATAGCATAGATAGAAAGCAACCAAATAGTATTTTATATGTTTTAGATGTAAATAAAAATGAAGCCTATTGGGCAAGTTACAATTCTAAAGTAGATAAATTTACCAAACAATTTTTAGGAGAACATCCAATAAAAGGAAGTTATGATAAAAACACTACAGCAAGTAAATACAAAACAGGAATTCAATGGTACACAAAAACAGCAATTAAAAATTTGAAGAAACCTATAATTTCAATAGTTTTAGATACTATAATTGGTAGTGATAGAAAAGTTGGTTTAAGTATTTTATCAAATAGAAATGCAAACAAAGTTGAAATAATAACAAAAACGCCTATAAAATTCAAATCGTTCAAAGTAAATAATGAATCTTTGAAAAAAAATCTAAAAGAAAAGTATGTTTTTGAAATTACACAAGGTACCCTAATGAGTTACTATAGAACGAATAAAGATGAAATAATTAAGTTAGAATTTGTAGTTGATAGGTTTCAAAAATTTAATATTGATGTATTAGAAGCGAAATATGATTTGTTTACAAATTCAGAATTTAAAATAATACCTCGTTCAGAAATAATGATGCCAATGCCTTTTGTTTTGAATGATGCTACAGTTATTAAAACCAACCTAACTTTTTAA
- a CDS encoding alkaline phosphatase, with protein sequence MDRRNFFRNGSLFALGTSLLNPFDIVAAPTDFDTVKKHKKAKNIIIVISDGMSIGTLNMADLYLSRKTGIGSNWLQLYKENKVNRGLMDMASATSLVTDSAAASSSWGGGVRIPNGGINVSANGEEHLPLWQKFKKAGKMAGCVTTVPITHATPAGFCVNSKSRNSQEKIAEKYLEQSFDIMMGGGNNYFSSNYRKDKVDMYQKFTHAGYQVVKTRNEMLAADITKPILGVFYNNGLPYTKDRDNNKELSDKIPTLGEMTQKAIDRMKDNAEGFVLQVEAGKVDWAAHGNDIAGLLYDQVAHDEALKVAIDFAEKDEETLVIITTDHGNANPGLIYGKKANVNFDSIQNYKHTNEWILNGFSKETSISQVKERIEYANNFATTDNEAKLILSYYNNLKSENGVYNARHLPFKVLAEIQKQHNSIGWISMQHSADYVELAMFGPGSDLLTPFIKNTDLHYLMLEAAEVENKF encoded by the coding sequence ATGGATAGAAGAAATTTTTTTAGAAACGGGTCCTTATTTGCTCTTGGAACTTCACTATTAAACCCCTTTGATATTGTAGCTGCTCCAACTGATTTTGATACTGTAAAAAAACATAAAAAGGCCAAAAATATTATAATTGTTATTAGTGATGGTATGAGTATTGGAACTCTTAATATGGCTGATTTATACTTGTCAAGAAAAACAGGGATTGGTAGTAACTGGCTCCAATTATATAAAGAAAATAAAGTAAATAGAGGGTTAATGGATATGGCATCTGCCACGTCTTTGGTGACCGATTCTGCTGCTGCTAGTTCATCTTGGGGTGGTGGTGTTAGAATACCAAATGGAGGAATAAATGTTAGTGCTAATGGTGAAGAACATTTACCTCTTTGGCAAAAATTTAAAAAAGCTGGTAAAATGGCTGGTTGTGTTACAACTGTGCCTATAACGCATGCAACACCTGCCGGATTTTGCGTAAACAGTAAATCTCGTAATTCTCAAGAAAAAATTGCTGAAAAATATTTAGAGCAAAGTTTTGATATTATGATGGGCGGTGGAAATAATTACTTTTCTTCAAACTACAGAAAAGATAAAGTTGATATGTATCAGAAGTTTACCCATGCTGGTTATCAAGTTGTAAAAACAAGAAATGAAATGTTAGCTGCTGATATAACCAAACCTATTTTGGGTGTTTTTTACAATAACGGTCTTCCTTACACAAAAGATAGAGACAATAATAAAGAACTTAGCGATAAAATTCCAACTTTGGGTGAAATGACTCAGAAAGCTATTGACAGAATGAAAGATAATGCAGAAGGCTTTGTACTACAAGTTGAAGCTGGAAAAGTTGATTGGGCAGCACATGGAAATGATATTGCTGGTTTATTGTACGATCAAGTAGCTCATGATGAAGCTTTAAAGGTAGCTATTGATTTTGCTGAAAAAGACGAAGAAACTTTAGTAATAATAACTACAGATCACGGAAATGCAAATCCCGGACTAATTTATGGCAAAAAAGCCAACGTTAATTTTGATTCAATTCAAAACTACAAACATACAAATGAATGGATTTTAAATGGTTTTAGTAAAGAAACTTCCATTTCACAGGTTAAAGAACGAATAGAATATGCTAATAATTTTGCTACAACTGATAATGAAGCTAAATTAATTTTAAGCTACTACAACAATTTAAAATCTGAAAATGGCGTATACAATGCACGACATTTGCCTTTCAAAGTACTTGCTGAAATTCAAAAACAACATAATTCAATTGGTTGGATTAGCATGCAACATTCTGCTGATTATGTTGAATTAGCAATGTTTGGCCCTGGAAGTGATTTATTAACACCTTTTATAAAAAATACCGACTTACATTATTTAATGTTGGAAGCTGCTGAAGTAGAAAACAAGTTTTAA
- a CDS encoding IS982 family transposase gives MNNFKANYNKILEVLKSITEKEQFLKQKRKPRLKDIELIAMNLTAEYMSIDSECQLFKEISIDLKNKIERSVYNRRKRKLFFAIAFIRNELSNKFNEFENYFVVDSMPLEVVKLARSSSSKICKEEFYSSPNRGFCASQNMHYYGYKIHAVSSIEGVFKSFDISKASVHDIHYLKDIKNQFNECVILGDKRYLSADYQLDLFESKQIKLEVPMRKNQQNYKKQTFIFRKKRKRIETLFSQLFDQFMIRRNYAKSFQGFKTRILSKLTSLTIIQFINKFVFDRNINNIKISII, from the coding sequence ATGAACAACTTTAAAGCAAATTACAATAAAATTTTAGAAGTACTAAAGTCAATTACAGAAAAAGAACAATTTTTAAAACAAAAAAGAAAACCAAGACTTAAAGATATAGAATTAATTGCTATGAATTTAACAGCAGAATACATGAGTATTGATAGTGAATGTCAGTTGTTTAAAGAGATTTCTATTGATTTGAAAAATAAGATTGAACGTTCTGTTTATAATAGGAGAAAGCGAAAACTATTTTTTGCCATAGCGTTTATTAGAAATGAACTATCAAATAAATTTAATGAATTTGAAAATTATTTTGTGGTAGATAGCATGCCTTTAGAGGTGGTTAAATTGGCTAGAAGTAGTAGCAGTAAAATTTGCAAAGAAGAATTTTATAGTTCTCCAAATAGAGGTTTTTGTGCAAGCCAAAACATGCACTACTATGGGTACAAAATACATGCGGTTAGTTCTATTGAGGGTGTTTTTAAAAGTTTTGATATAAGCAAAGCTTCAGTTCACGATATTCATTATTTAAAAGATATTAAAAATCAATTTAATGAGTGTGTGATTTTGGGAGATAAAAGATATTTAAGTGCTGATTATCAATTAGATTTATTTGAAAGTAAGCAAATAAAACTGGAAGTTCCAATGCGGAAAAATCAACAGAATTATAAAAAACAAACATTTATTTTTAGAAAGAAAAGAAAGCGAATAGAAACTTTGTTTTCACAACTTTTCGACCAATTTATGATTCGCAGAAATTATGCTAAATCTTTTCAAGGTTTTAAAACAAGAATACTATCAAAATTAACATCATTAACAATCATTCAGTTTATTAATAAGTTTGTTTTTGATAGAAATATAAATAATATAAAAATTAGCATTATTTAA
- a CDS encoding DUF2891 domain-containing protein codes for MKKFITLIVTINFIVACKQNTPVKIVAKKSTEISYSKPELNEKSANYLYHFAFDCIDQEYPNKLGQVLGDATYLKEPSELHPAFYGCFDWHSSVHGHWTLLNIIKELPNFKQRDIILQKLQKSITKENILKEVQFFDDNYNKNFERTYGWAWLLKVAETLKDWNTEEAKEMYENLKPLVNLVEEKYIAFLPKLKYPIRVGEHPNTAFGMSFALDYAKKYSPKLEKIIIEKATAYYMNDKGCPINWEPGGFDFLSPCLQEASLMLKVLPIEDYIVWLDAFLPNFRNNPSQYLRVAQVTDRSDGKLAHLDGLNFSRAWCLYEMGFVLKNKKMINLANKHFSYSYNKMDSGEYAGAHWLASFALYAVLKSN; via the coding sequence ATGAAGAAATTTATCACCCTAATTGTTACTATTAATTTTATAGTTGCTTGCAAACAAAATACTCCAGTTAAAATAGTGGCTAAAAAAAGTACAGAAATTAGTTATTCAAAACCAGAATTAAATGAAAAAAGTGCCAATTATTTATATCATTTCGCCTTTGATTGTATTGATCAGGAATACCCAAATAAATTGGGGCAAGTTTTGGGAGATGCAACGTATTTAAAAGAACCTTCAGAATTACACCCCGCTTTTTATGGATGTTTTGATTGGCACTCTTCAGTGCATGGACATTGGACTTTACTTAACATTATAAAGGAATTACCAAATTTTAAGCAACGAGATATTATTTTACAAAAACTACAAAAAAGCATTACTAAAGAAAACATTTTAAAAGAAGTACAATTTTTTGATGATAATTACAATAAAAATTTTGAAAGAACTTATGGTTGGGCCTGGCTTTTGAAAGTTGCTGAAACGTTGAAAGATTGGAATACAGAAGAAGCAAAAGAGATGTATGAAAATTTAAAACCTTTAGTAAATCTTGTTGAAGAAAAATATATAGCGTTTTTACCAAAATTAAAGTACCCTATAAGAGTAGGAGAACATCCTAATACCGCTTTTGGAATGTCATTTGCATTAGATTATGCTAAAAAATATTCGCCAAAATTAGAAAAAATAATTATTGAGAAAGCAACAGCCTATTATATGAATGATAAAGGATGTCCAATTAACTGGGAACCAGGCGGATTTGATTTTTTATCTCCTTGTTTACAAGAAGCCTCATTAATGTTGAAAGTTTTACCCATTGAAGATTATATTGTTTGGCTTGACGCTTTTTTGCCAAATTTCAGAAATAATCCTTCACAGTATTTAAGAGTGGCTCAAGTAACTGATAGATCAGACGGTAAATTAGCACATTTAGATGGATTAAATTTTAGTAGAGCTTGGTGTTTATATGAAATGGGGTTTGTTTTAAAAAATAAAAAAATGATAAATTTGGCCAATAAGCACTTTAGTTATAGTTATAATAAAATGGATTCAGGTGAGTATGCAGGTGCTCATTGGTTAGCTTCTTTTGCCTTATATGCTGTACTTAAAAGTAATTAA